Proteins encoded within one genomic window of Triticum aestivum cultivar Chinese Spring chromosome 2D, IWGSC CS RefSeq v2.1, whole genome shotgun sequence:
- the LOC123051919 gene encoding uncharacterized protein isoform X1, with protein sequence MATALAGCAWPSVPSKLYMPFTLRCLWCAPAMSGKPAEKTLLGHVNGVKWNRKKILVLAQSGSECDRGVTVKRVLPWLVTKGKWSLVYYSCSHKFVDVCSVS encoded by the exons ATGGCGACCGCGCTGGCGGGCTGCGCCTGGCCTTCGGTGCCCTCTAAGCTCTACATGCCTTTCACCTTGCGTTGCCTATGGTGTGCCCCTGCCATGTCAGGTAAGCCTGCAG AAAAAACCTTGCTGGGTCATGTGAATGGTGTGAAATGGAATAGAAAGAAaattcttgtgcttgcacagagtGGAAGCGAATGTGATCGGGGGGTCACCGTCAAGAGAGTGCTTCCTTGGCTCGTTACCAAAGGAAAATG GTCACTAGTATACTACTCTTGCAGTCACAAGTTCGTAGATGTGTGTTCTGTGAGCTAA
- the LOC123051919 gene encoding uncharacterized protein isoform X2, whose protein sequence is MATALAGCAWPSVPSKLYMPFTLRCLWCAPAMSEKTLLGHVNGVKWNRKKILVLAQSGSECDRGVTVKRVLPWLVTKGKWSLVYYSCSHKFVDVCSVS, encoded by the exons ATGGCGACCGCGCTGGCGGGCTGCGCCTGGCCTTCGGTGCCCTCTAAGCTCTACATGCCTTTCACCTTGCGTTGCCTATGGTGTGCCCCTGCCATGTCAG AAAAAACCTTGCTGGGTCATGTGAATGGTGTGAAATGGAATAGAAAGAAaattcttgtgcttgcacagagtGGAAGCGAATGTGATCGGGGGGTCACCGTCAAGAGAGTGCTTCCTTGGCTCGTTACCAAAGGAAAATG GTCACTAGTATACTACTCTTGCAGTCACAAGTTCGTAGATGTGTGTTCTGTGAGCTAA